In Arcobacter ellisii, a genomic segment contains:
- the mraY gene encoding phospho-N-acetylmuramoyl-pentapeptide-transferase produces MFYWFYRHLDINIFQYISVRAGMSFFIAFVLTMYLMPKFIRWARAKKASQPIYEYAPETHQTKVGTPTMGGVVFIFATIIATILTAKLSNYYVVGGLLCLALFSLIGIQDDYSKISKEKNSAGLSARAKLMLQFLCAAIISFIAYHYGHSSELYTPFYKYPVFDMGILAVVFWMFIIVGTSNAVNLTDGLDGLATVPSILAFFTLSVLAYVTGHAIFSTYLLLPNIQTVGELAIMGSAICGALIGFLWFNSHPAEIFMGDSGSLPLGAFMGYMAIVAKSEILLLAIGFIFVLETVSVILQVGSYKLRQKRIFLMAPIHHHFEKKGWKENKIIVRFWIIAFMTNLVALLSLKIR; encoded by the coding sequence TTGTTTTATTGGTTTTACAGACATCTAGATATCAATATCTTTCAATACATTTCAGTTAGAGCTGGAATGAGTTTTTTTATAGCTTTTGTTTTAACAATGTATTTAATGCCAAAATTTATTCGTTGGGCAAGAGCAAAAAAAGCTTCTCAACCTATATATGAATATGCTCCCGAAACGCATCAAACAAAAGTAGGGACACCAACTATGGGTGGAGTTGTATTTATATTTGCAACAATTATTGCAACAATATTAACAGCAAAATTAAGTAACTATTATGTTGTTGGTGGATTACTTTGTTTAGCACTTTTTTCATTAATTGGTATACAAGATGATTATTCAAAAATATCAAAAGAAAAAAATTCTGCTGGTTTAAGTGCTAGAGCAAAATTGATGTTACAATTTCTTTGCGCAGCAATTATCTCATTTATAGCTTATCATTATGGACATTCAAGTGAATTATATACACCATTTTACAAATATCCAGTTTTTGATATGGGAATTTTAGCAGTTGTATTTTGGATGTTTATTATTGTTGGTACATCAAATGCTGTTAATTTAACTGATGGACTAGATGGTTTAGCAACAGTTCCATCAATACTTGCATTTTTTACATTATCAGTTTTAGCTTATGTAACAGGTCATGCAATATTTTCAACTTATTTATTATTACCAAATATTCAAACTGTAGGTGAATTAGCAATTATGGGAAGTGCAATATGTGGAGCTTTGATTGGATTCTTATGGTTTAACTCTCATCCAGCAGAGATATTTATGGGGGATTCAGGTTCTTTACCTTTAGGTGCATTTATGGGTTACATGGCAATAGTTGCAAAATCAGAAATATTATTATTAGCAATTGGATTTATATTTGTATTAGAAACAGTATCTGTAATATTACAAGTTGGTTCTTATAAATTAAGACAAAAAAGAATATTTTTAATGGCACCTATTCATCACCATTTTGAAAAAAAAGGTTGGAAAGAAAATAAAATCATTGTAAGATTTTGGATTATTGCATTTATGACAAACTTAGTAGCTTTATTAAGTTTAAAAATCAGATAA